Genomic window (Puniceicoccus vermicola):
GCTTTCGGCGTCCAGGGATTCTATTTGCTGGATCAGCCTAGGCTTCCAATTCTGGGCCAGGAAACGCTCTTCAACAATCCGATAGCCCTGCCGCTGCACCCTTTCCCATCTCTCCGGATGGGTGTAGACCTCTACTGCGGTTTGGGCAAAACCGGGCGCATCCGCTTGGATCGGGCAGCCCCAGTCAATTGGGCCGTTCATCGATTCGGCCGCAATCGGTGTCACCACCGTCGGCGTGCCGGAACAAAAGCCGTCCGCGACCTTCCCCTTCTGCCCGGCCCCAAAACGGAGGGGCGCTAAATTCACCCGGTAGCGTTCGAGCGTATGCAACGCATCCCCGGCCCGACCGCAAAAGTGAATCCCCTTCGCGGGGTTCTCCAGTTGGCGTGCCTTACCCGGCTCATAGGAGCCGTAGAGGTGGAGGGCTGCGTCGGGCAATTGCTGACGAAGGATCGGCCAGATTTCGGCACAGCACCAGCGAACGGCATCCCAGTTGGGGGCATGGAGGTAATTGCCGATCATGACAAAATCTTTCCGGTCCTCGTAGGTGGACGTCGAGGGAACCGGCGCCTCCAACATCAGAGGCAGATAACTCAGCTGCGTGGCGGGCACTTGAAAGACCGATTGCAGGCATTCGATCTCGAACTCGGAAATCATCAGGCTCAGATCCGAGCGAAAGATCGCGGCAATCTCGCGGAGTGCCACGTCATTGAAAAGATTCAGGGCCCCACCCTCCTTCAACTGCTGCTCCCGGGCTTCCCGTAAGCAATGGAGATCGATGGTATCGAGAACGCGCAACGCCTCCGGACAGGCTTTTTCAATCCGCCAGCCGAACTGCTCCTCCGTCATATAGCGGTCGAACACCACGAAGTCGGGCGCCAGCGCTTGGGCCCACTCATCGAAAGCGTCGTCATTGACCTGAATTTTCGCGGTCGACACCCCCTTTTCCACCAAATCGACGGAATGCTCGTTCGGCTGCGCCGACGTCGCAAAAGTCACCGACCACCCGGCCTCCAAAAAAGCCTCGATCAGCCCCAAAGTCCGCGCGCCCGCCGCACTCGAGCGAGGCTCCGGCCAAACTTTACCGATG
Coding sequences:
- a CDS encoding glycosyltransferase, which encodes MKVLVIGKVWPEPRSSAAGARTLGLIEAFLEAGWSVTFATSAQPNEHSVDLVEKGVSTAKIQVNDDAFDEWAQALAPDFVVFDRYMTEEQFGWRIEKACPEALRVLDTIDLHCLREAREQQLKEGGALNLFNDVALREIAAIFRSDLSLMISEFEIECLQSVFQVPATQLSYLPLMLEAPVPSTSTYEDRKDFVMIGNYLHAPNWDAVRWCCAEIWPILRQQLPDAALHLYGSYEPGKARQLENPAKGIHFCGRAGDALHTLERYRVNLAPLRFGAGQKGKVADGFCSGTPTVVTPIAAESMNGPIDWGCPIQADAPGFAQTAVEVYTHPERWERVQRQGYRIVEERFLAQNWKPRLIQQIESLDAESRQNHFIGRMLRHHRHRSTEFMSRWIEAKNRLSDGA